ATCGTCATCGGTTACGATTATAATCTCAAAATGTATTTTTTTGTACTTATGTTTGAATAATTCACTCAATATCTTGTAATACTCAGCGCTTTTAATACGTTTTGTATCCATGTACTCAATGTGAAGGGTGATTTCCTCCTTTTCTTTAAACAAAGACTCCACTCCCCTCACTTGATTGTCCGTCCACAGATAACCTTTATTGTAGGAGTTTAACAATAAGATGTGTTTTTCATATTGACCATTTTTGGCAGAGGCATAAGACTTGCATTGCATCAATATGAAAAACAGACAAACTACTAAAATTGTCGTTATCGTGATATATTTTTTCATAACATACAATTTCATTTATAGAAATGGTTGCTTGCTCTTGCGCTTGCCTCATACACCTTTGGCAAATCAAAATGGAATTCCTTAACTCTTGAATCATTCATTGAAACCACAAACTGTGAGGTTACGGCAATTGGAATATCTTTTGGATGAGTTTTATTATCGAGAATATCTACAGCCATCTTAGCTGCTACAGTACCCTGTTCAAAAGGAGACGTGGCTATAGCCAGCATTCCGCCATCATCACCAAAGAATGCGTTTGTACCGATAACCGGCACTTTAGAATGTTTTATAGTAAAATCTATCAGTTCTTTAGGCGGTACAAGTTCAGATGTGCCCTTAGAACGTAATATCTTTCTGTAGTTTGAAACCAGTATGTAATCCACGCTTTTAGAGGCATTATCAACCGCATCCCTCCACTCATCCAGTGTGTTGACTAAACATGTGCCCTCAAGTTTAACTGGATTCCAGTTGTATTGTCTTATCCATTTCTCATCTCCCATTACGGTCTCAGATTTATCACCGATAAAAAACACCTTTATTGGACCTGTTTTACCCGCCATATGTGAAAACGTCTGTAACCCCTCCTTAACTGCATCTAAAGGAAGCCGTTCAAGTATTCCGGTAACGTTTTGAGCTTTGTCGAAGCGATAGTCCTCGATTTCATTATTAACGCCTGAAAATACAATAGTTATCTTTGGATTGTTATTATAATATTTAGCAACATACTCCTGTGCATCATCATCAACTGCTATGATGACATCGGGCTGCCACTTATCTATCATACTCCTTGCTACTTTCCCTGAGTTTTCTTTAAACTCACGCCATGGATGACGCTTTGTATCAAGATAATGCCATCTGACAAAGTAATGGGTTTTGTTTTTTAATACACGATTAATTCCAACATTAATGTCCCTGACCCACCCATAGCTAGTGTCATAACTGTGCAGGATGAGCACACGCTTTTTGCTTAGATTAAACGGTAGCAACATCAATATAACCTCAAAAATGAAACAAACAATCAATAGATTAAAATACTTCTTTTTCATAATATCCCCCGCATTTTCCAATACGGAACAGCCGCATAAATCGCTACAAGTTTTATTACATTAACCAACATATTAAGCCTCAGAAATGATTTCTCTTCATAGATTTTCTCGGTTAATGTCATATCCTGAAACTGCATATAGTAAGAGCACTGATATGGAAATACCCACATTTCACCTAAAACCAAAATAATAAACCCAACAAGCCATGCGTTCAGTCCGGCCACATCCGCTAAGGGCATAAACACGGCCGCTACGAGAACGATAGCTGCGTTAATCGGCATTGCAATGCGCATGACAAACATAATACCGGCCAGTATCAGGACGAAAACACCAAAGTTGTAGTGCATATAAGGTATCAGCACTGAAAGATGCTTAGCTATCAAAGTATCAAGCCCCACACTTTTCATAGTTTGAATAATGCCAACAACTGAGGCAAGGTAAATTAAAAACGGCCAGTCAACTTTCTCTCTGAAATCATCTTTTTTAAGACATCCAAAAAGCAACAACCCGTAGAGAATTGACAAACCAATCCACGGAGGTTGTATCTTATGGAGAGAGTACGTCAAAATCCCCAGTACAAAAAAAAGTACCCCTACGATAGCTGACCACTCCTGTAAGGACAGGGGGCCAAGGAGCCTGAGCTGCACTCGGATTTGGTCGGATGAAACTTGTATGGCTTCTTTATTTCTGTACATTAAATAAGTGGCTACATATACAATTACAAGAAGTACAACACCTGTAACGATGGATGCAACAAGCCACGATAACCACTGAAACTCCTCCTGTACCTGCATTGGCATCATACCCAAAACCACAAAGTTAACTGACTTGCTGGTGATAAACATCCCTGACAACAGCGTGGTACCGGAAAATGTTGAAAATGCAAGCCTTGATGCTGCATTTTTCCCGGGAGTTAACTTACAAGTTTCAATAATATCTTTCAGAAAAGGGCTCAGCAGAGCAATTCTGCCGTTAGCAGTAGGAATAATCGGAGTAAGCACAATACCTGTGAAAGTTAAGATTAAGTTCAAGACAGACTGGGTTTTAGGTAATTTCAATATCAGAATAAGTATAACCCGATAACTTAGCCCGGATATAACAATAACAGTGCCTAAACCAAGAACACTCA
This Nitrospirota bacterium DNA region includes the following protein-coding sequences:
- a CDS encoding anion permease, which translates into the protein MEEHLIKSDWICSYLQEDDIFSKAKNAELARLLPYVAIKSFTTGQTIYTQGQHAQFLYMVITGEVKLFSEISSMTITSKGKIGLESCSELPRYVTCATVLTDATVLMIPRDKIDALKISREIKGDFILSLLENFTGNNVALENENNKKVDVTTDKKKSKDKNKVPLNKAIGWICVIIFSPLALWLSYKHGLDLNAIFFIGIFTATVLMWIFKLVDEFVPGLFAILAFLCIGVADTDVVLSGFISDGFFLAMSVLGLGTVIVISGLSYRVILILILKLPKTQSVLNLILTFTGIVLTPIIPTANGRIALLSPFLKDIIETCKLTPGKNAASRLAFSTFSGTTLLSGMFITSKSVNFVVLGMMPMQVQEEFQWLSWLVASIVTGVVLLVIVYVATYLMYRNKEAIQVSSDQIRVQLRLLGPLSLQEWSAIVGVLFFVLGILTYSLHKIQPPWIGLSILYGLLLFGCLKKDDFREKVDWPFLIYLASVVGIIQTMKSVGLDTLIAKHLSVLIPYMHYNFGVFVLILAGIMFVMRIAMPINAAIVLVAAVFMPLADVAGLNAWLVGFIILVLGEMWVFPYQCSYYMQFQDMTLTEKIYEEKSFLRLNMLVNVIKLVAIYAAVPYWKMRGIL